A portion of the Vespa velutina chromosome 5, iVesVel2.1, whole genome shotgun sequence genome contains these proteins:
- the LOC124949175 gene encoding mitochondrial import inner membrane translocase subunit TIM50-C-like codes for MAFAVKSLRSLSKVYNGNCRTAYSIFRQSVARTSLVQNVQKYCYTTEASNRPKITQSLTNIQSLEKSAQSLAQELLEKKRLEEEQQEEEEQKKHHERTKRLTKYSLIAFGTMTSLGLCYIIYELGKPTYDEHGNIIEDEFYHLPYYEKIYKRLRRELNYYKKFIQEPSRAKLLPDPFKYPYIQPPYTLVLEVKDLLLCPDWTYETGWRFKKRPYVDEFLEAVAPPQFEVVIYTAEPAAVLFPILDSLDPNGYIMYRLFRDATRFTDGHHVKDLAALNRDLSKVIVVDWNNESIKYYPENTLKLERWTGDDNDKTLYHLAAFLKTISLTNVEDVREVLNYYRQFDDPLKAFRDNQRKLLEQLEEENKTQKENSKHLTSRWTPSFLRNR; via the exons ATGGCATTTGCTGTAAAAAGTTTACGGAGTTTAAGTAAAGTATACAATGGAAATTGTCGTACAGCCTACTCGATATTCCGACAATCCGTCGCAAGAACCTCTCTCGTTCAAAATGTCCAAAAATATTGTTACACCACGGAAG CTTCAAATCGTCCGAAAATAACACAGAGTTTAACGAATATACAATCGTTAGAAAAATCAGCACAATCGTTAGCACAAGAATTGTTAGAGAAGAAAAGGCtagaagaagaacaacaagaggaggaagaacaGAAAAAGCATCATGAGCGAACAAAAAGGTTAACGAAATATAGTTTGATTGCTTTTGGTACAATGACGAGTTTAGGTTTGTGCTATATAATCTATGAACTTGGGAAACCGACCTACGATGAACatggaaatataatagaagatgaattttatcatttaccatattatgaaaagatttataaaagacTTAGAAGAGAattaaactattataaaaaG TTTATACAAGAACCTAGTAGGGCAAAATTGCTTCCCGATCCATTTAAATATCCTTATATTCAACCTCCGTATACATTGGTACTGGAAGTTAAAGATCTTCTTCTATGTCCAGATTGGACT TATGAAACAGGTTGGAGATTTAAAAAGAGGCCATATGTAGATGAATTCTTAGAAGCTGTTGCACCTCCACAATTTGAAGTTGTGATCTATACAGCTGAACCAGCAGCG GTTTTATTTCCTATTTTGGATTCCTTGGATCCTAATGGTTATATAATGTATAGGTTGTTCAGAGATGCAACACGTTTTACAGATGGCCATCATGTTAAAGATTTGGCTGCACTTAATCGTGATCTCAGTAAA gttaTTGTAGTTGATTGGAATAAtgaaagtattaaatattatcctGAAAATACGTTAAAACTTGAGAGATGGACAGGTGATGATAATGACAAAACTTTATATCACCTAGCAGCATTCCTTAAAA CTATATCATTAACAAACGTAGAAGATGTCCGGGAAGTTCTGAATTATTATAGGCAATTTGATGATCCATTAAAAGCATTCAGAGATAATCAACGTAAATTACtg gaacaattggaagaagaaaataagacacagaaagagaatagTAAACATCTTACCTCAAGATGGACTCCTTCTTTTCTACGAAATCGCTAG
- the LOC124949417 gene encoding uncharacterized protein LOC124949417, producing MRNPALHLVGIAASPGGDEVFGTRAEEELRQWLETRLDALGIDPVAYSRFVLSLLRRPDSALSPPEEAVSVNKSTGRRIRPRPKAKLPPQGEREQRRAVVQCLKSAADNKCGVETLVDELCTKLRDLEGGGSHDEKEESKKLDSESKTNLEVLTPRDRALRYYAAFPALQPTSLKKFSQRKDKIFGNNNNNNNTDSSINYNNNKNNNKARNKKTKMPITIETQRREDKESFGFAKSMEREREKERELELDQLRLAQLQAKFDESLEALWDSGPGNAQDTASIWAAPTLSIPSGPLWPTDTTDITFTLSTADNGYATDTPYQECIVDDSPLIPWDIDLISIEDYAEECSNKNKSEGNINWSDTVMDGPWCWKGLGSNLTTLNHSPQTGSCFFPVAPRKTPIGTRKESRSNLKVHSLPEPDEDLLTSARTHFRPIKDDGNWADGTTFPVNNALERVAYRRSESGNLLYLPGGESPYMEYRESNSPIPSASSNLTLKFRVRQCDKCVQTEPIRSPIKRRILSEQDHFHYSPVESEETIAHEQEKIEKDYFSLSQLGWVQNNVPLHNDRKRPRNFVNTMAEKSDLISKTFQRAEKHLQERLKAGYLQKYDHYVVPGYNLNTSFCTDDQDLNNIKRLYQNFPYECDLPKPLLPPAKLSRSVLHEEDPVLESVTVKSYMKDDINRILDYYEKHKKDLGTVHKRGIKWSKNSDTATTVLPKYAAEIAELVELDPDPYLKGNYNWYYTGGSLTNVIYGDQTILIYPYVGELVASPLMPMENALWKPILQKSDKLNLDGTLYELRSYVIDDLCVILGRYKNHCILYKLFMWDNKVKLIEFYKQTSTLPYVSVEMCALSQDYFCTVDVNRTVSLWNINRKKCVTSHKIFNSKVLDDNWGSIKYQLLDPHILIFIDRCCLHHLDTRIPFGQPSLSLCPKQYLEQCESLSVEKDSRHSSCRYVGTYHNLLLCDNRSPKECVRQKWTHQFRSVPLLLPTINRNEEEILVLSSPLAGESSMILNTWTSENSHSYNLPITLPNIMETLNEAQLQGLCLDPYLKNRLELCNAGSTLLNNQKGDVFFFVQTSIGDVFYQCITHEDILDKHFEIKERTVSALNAWEHALMTQDDPIAPLTMSSKCNMKHVYKSFKNKQLQLDKHEELDDNHDQNWKKSIEELSSYEDILAPELLAVWGISEQISISLSATPHQKVLNWLEKTNDKIALPPLQDDIEYTDTPINSQELISVSQNPDERYLNDNDNDNDNGNGNDNLQELFLPRVKTKSIKRKKKTAK from the exons ATGAGGAATCCGGCATTGCATTTGGTCGGGATAGCGGCGTCCCCTGGAGGAGACGAGGTCTTTGGTACAAGGGCCGAGGAGGAGTTGCGCCAGTGGCTTGAGACACGCTTGGACGCATTGGGGATTGACCCGGTTGCGTACTCGCGTTTTGTGCTCAGCCTATTGCGCCGCCCCGACTCGGCCCTAAGTCCTCCAGAAGAGGCAGTAAGCGTTAATAAAAGTACAGGACGTCGCATTCGTCCCCGGCCTAAAGCAAAACTGCCACCTCAAGGAGAGAGGGAGCAAAGACGAGCTGTTGTGCAATGTCTTAAAAGTGCTGCCGATAac AAATGTGGAGTGGAAACGTTAGTTGATGAACTGTGCACGAAATTAAGAGATTTGGAAGGAGGAGGTTCacacgatgaaaaagaagaatccaAAAAGTTAGATAGCGAATCTAAAACAAACCTGGAAGTTCTTACTCCACGCGACAGGGCTCTCAGATACTACGCAGCATTTCCTGCCTTACAACCTACAAGCCtcaaaaaattttctcaaagAAAGGATAAGATCTTTgggaataataacaataataacaacacaGATAGTAGTatcaattataacaataataagaacaacAATAAGGCTCgcaataagaaaacaaaaatgccAATT aCTATTGAGACTCAAAGAAGGGAGGATAAAGAGAGCTTTGGATTTGCTAAATctatggaaagagaaagagaaaaggaacgtGAATTAGAATTAGATCAATTGAGATTAGCACAGTTGCAAGCAAAATTTGACGAAAGTTTAGAAGCACTTTGGGATTCAGGACCTGGCAATGCACAAGATACAGCTTCTATCTGGGCAGCACCTactctttctattccttctGGACCCCTTTGGCCCACGGATACTACCGATATAACTTTTACTTTATCCACTGCAGATAATGGTTATGCTACTGATACACCATATCAAGAATGTATTGTTGACGACTCACCGCTTATTCCATGGGATATCGATTTAATCAGCATTGAAGATTATGCAGAGGAAtgtagtaacaaaaataaatcag AAGGCAATATAAACTGGTCAGATACGGTTATGGATGGACCTTGGTGTTGGAAAGGACTTGGTAGTAATTTGACTACCTTAAACCATAGTCCTCAGACAGGTAGTTGCTTCTTTCCAGTTGCACCACGTAAGACTCCCATTGGAACACGAAAAGAATCTCGTTCAAATCTGAAGGTACATAGCCTTCCTGAACCGGACGAGGATTTACTCACTTCAGCCAGGACACATTTTCGTCCTATAAAAGACGATGGTAATTGGGCCGATGGGACTACTTTTCCAGTAAATAATGCTTTAGAACGGGTTGCATATAGGAGATCTGAATCAGGAAATTTGTTGTATCTACCTGGTGGAGAAAGCCCTTACATGGAATATCGGGAAAGTAACTCGCCGATTCCTTCTGCATCTTCGAATTTAACATTGAAATTCCGGGTGCGTCAATGCGACAAATGCGTTCAAACCGAGCCCATACGGTCTCCGATAAAACGCCGAATTCTCTCCGAACAGGATCATTTTCACTATTCTCCGGTCGAATCTGAAGAAACCATTGCTCATGaacaagaaaagatagaaaaagattactTTTCTTTGAGTCAGCTGGGCTGGGTACAAAATAATGTACCTCTGCACAACGATCGTAAAAG ACCAAGAAACTTTGTAAACACAATGGCTGAAAAAAGTGATTTGATCTCCAAAACATTTCAACGTGCTGAAAAACACTTacaagaaagattaaaagcAGGATACTTACAGAAATATGATCATTATGTGGTACCAGGATATAATCTAAATACATCATTTTGTACAGATGATCaagatttgaataatattaagcgactatatcaaaattttcctTATGAATGTGATTTACCAAAACCATTACTACCTCCTGCTAAATTATCACGTTCTG TATTGCACGAAGAAGATCCTGTTCTGGAATCTGTTACAGTCAAATCCTATATGAAAGAtgatataaatagaattttagattattatgaaaaacataaaaaag atctgGGAACTGTTCATAAAAGGGGAATAAAATGGTCCAAAAATAGTGATACAGCAACCACTGTATTACCTAAGTATGCTGCAGAAATAGCTGAACTTGTTGAATTAGATCCTGATCCTTATTTAAAAGGG AATTACAACTGGTATTATACCGGAGGAAGTTTAACTAATGTTATATATGGTGATCAAACTATTTTAATCTACCCTTATGTAGGAGAGTTAG TTGCTTCTCCATTAATGCCTATGGAAAATGCATTATGGAAACCAATATTACAAAAGTCAGACAAACTTAATCTTGATGGTACATTATATGAGCTGAGATCCTATGTTATTGATGATCTAT gTGTAATTTTAGGTAGATACAAAAATCattgtatattgtataaactttttatgtgggacaataaagtaaaattaattgaattctATAAACAAACTTCCACATTACCATATGTTAGCGTAGAAATGTGTGCCCTTAGTCAAGATTATTTTTGTACAGTAGATGTAAATCGCACAGTATCATTATGGAACATCAATAGAAA gaAATGCGTTACAagtcataaaatatttaattctaaaGTCTTGGATGATAATTGGGGaagtattaaatatcaattattagatccgcatatattaatatttattgatagatGCTGTCTCCATCATCTTGACACTAGg ATACCTTTTGGTCAACCGTCATTATCACTTTGTCCAAAACAGTATTTGGAACAATGTGAAAGTCTGTCAGTGGAAAAAGATAGTAGACATAGTTCATGCAGATACGTAGGGACATATCACAATCTTTTGTTATGTGATAATCGGTCTCCGAAAGAATGTGTAAGACAGAAGTGGACACATCAGTTCAGAAGTGTTCCTCTTTTACTTCCCACCATAAATCG AAATGAAGAGGAAATTCTTGTTTTATCAAGCCCATTAGCTGGAGAAAGTTCAATGATTTTGAACACATGGACTTCTGAGAATTCTCATTCTTATAATTTACCAATAACTCTACCTAATATAATGGAAACATTGAATGAAGCGCAATTGCAAGGCTTATGTTTAGATCCATACTTGAAAAATAGATTGGAGCTATGTAATGCTGGTTccacattattaaataatcagaAAGgagatgtatttttttttgtacaaacATCTATAG GCGATGTATTTTATCAATGTATTACACACGAAGATATACTTGACaaacattttgaaataaaagaaagaacagtTTCTGCGTTAAATGCTTGGGAACATGCATTAATGACACAAGATGATCCAATTGCACCTCTCACTATGTCAAGTAAATGTAATATgaaacatgtatataaaa GCTTTAAAAACAAGCAGTTACAATTAGACAAACATGAAGAATTAGATGATAATCATGAccaaaattggaaaaaatctATTGAAGAATTAAGCTCCTACGAAGATATTTTAGCGCCAGAACTTCTAGCTGTGTGGGGAATATCTGAGCAGATTTCTATTTCATTGTCAGCAACTCCTCATCAAAAAGTTTTAAATTGGTTAGAAAAGACTAATGATAAAATTGCTTTACCTCCTCTACAAGATGATATAGAGTACACGGATACACCAATAAATTCACAGGAGTTGATAAGTGTATCTCAAAATCCAgatgaaagatatttaaatgataatgataatgataatgataatggtaaTGGTAATGATAATCTACAAGAATTATTTTTGCCTAGAGTCAAAACAAAAtcaatcaaaagaaaaaaaaagactgcaaagtaa